The Paenibacillus sp. MBLB1832 genome has a window encoding:
- a CDS encoding AraC family transcriptional regulator yields MKNPFQLFLTILLPFLLSTVLLLFVQSSFLTQNFESFALQMVYNQQKNDLQNSSRNVSVMAQSARSVATTAFFDETIKELLYSDVNAVDYIKYQDKLASYKNIYPFLQSIYIYNGSHIHALPSQKFVYDRSTFEDMGIFPILDDIQHNRSHSIVLRQIPNMMYGISSNAEKDVYVYSYLFFDSQVQSGKVSEAIILNISEESIKQTISTSDHINDNRIFIIDRDGRLMSSDGKHPLLSALKENDYIQRIQSSKEASGNLRMNVDGVDSFITYADTDAFGWKVISITPYLSIVKDVEQMKQKTYLLVICFIVGSILLSFYLSRRLYKPINVVIQNYIELESEKRNELYNRKQNFLRSMVLSNEMMPVDILQKRFHAYHIELELADSFLLLLIKIDHFADFCSAFSLKDRGLLKFGMINIISELLSSTYKHECIEIEEDQILIWMNYYGSEFPSKDDSLVSLVKDIQGNIEKFLNVSISITFSEPFRMLNSINFHYLKTLDLSNYRLITGHQALISYDRIDIQTGEFKYPQDQDKELADALIQGQFAEAKQVLSSVIHAASRYSYTVLNSVLIRLLLSIRHAIEITEANHAIKVNFNFNTYLTALQKMETIEQIQSDFHELFDHLAIELEAKKDNKYIKLIEDVNQIVHAEFANPALSLEEIAEKVNLSSPYLGKLYKKHRLISVTDYINHVRLSYASKLIAESEETINDIMEKSGFISRSHFFTLFKKAFGVTPNQYRSNANARN; encoded by the coding sequence ATGAAAAACCCATTTCAACTGTTTCTTACGATACTGCTGCCATTTCTTCTTAGTACAGTATTGCTTCTTTTCGTACAATCTTCGTTTTTAACCCAGAACTTTGAAAGCTTTGCTCTTCAAATGGTATATAATCAACAAAAAAACGACTTGCAGAATTCAAGTCGGAATGTCAGCGTAATGGCACAGTCAGCCCGGTCCGTGGCGACAACAGCATTTTTTGATGAAACGATTAAGGAGTTGCTTTATTCAGATGTAAATGCCGTAGACTACATTAAATACCAGGACAAGTTAGCATCTTATAAAAACATTTATCCTTTCTTACAATCGATCTATATTTATAATGGAAGTCATATTCATGCATTGCCAAGCCAGAAATTTGTTTATGATCGTTCAACCTTCGAGGACATGGGTATTTTCCCGATTTTGGACGACATTCAGCATAATCGCTCTCATAGCATTGTACTTAGACAAATACCTAATATGATGTACGGAATTTCATCAAACGCAGAGAAAGATGTGTATGTATATTCCTACCTATTTTTCGATTCGCAAGTTCAGAGCGGTAAAGTTAGCGAAGCCATTATTCTTAATATCTCGGAAGAGTCGATTAAACAAACGATCAGCACATCCGACCATATAAATGACAATCGCATCTTTATTATTGATCGTGACGGAAGGCTGATGTCTAGCGATGGCAAACATCCTTTGCTCAGTGCATTAAAGGAAAATGACTATATCCAACGGATTCAATCGTCAAAGGAAGCTAGTGGAAACCTGCGCATGAATGTTGATGGTGTGGATTCATTCATTACGTATGCAGACACAGATGCCTTTGGCTGGAAAGTAATTAGCATTACTCCCTATCTTAGCATCGTCAAAGATGTGGAACAGATGAAGCAAAAAACCTATCTGCTTGTTATTTGTTTCATTGTCGGCAGTATCTTATTATCGTTTTATTTATCGCGCAGACTATATAAGCCTATCAACGTCGTCATTCAGAACTACATCGAGTTGGAATCTGAAAAGAGAAATGAGCTGTACAATCGTAAGCAAAACTTCCTGCGAAGTATGGTCCTCTCTAATGAAATGATGCCTGTTGACATTCTTCAGAAGCGCTTCCATGCCTATCACATTGAGCTTGAGCTAGCAGATTCGTTTTTACTCTTACTAATTAAGATTGATCATTTTGCGGATTTTTGTTCAGCGTTCAGCTTGAAGGATCGAGGCTTGTTGAAATTCGGCATGATCAACATTATTTCTGAGCTGCTGTCCAGTACATATAAACATGAATGTATTGAAATCGAAGAGGATCAGATCTTAATTTGGATGAATTACTATGGTTCAGAGTTCCCATCAAAGGATGACAGTTTAGTTTCGCTTGTCAAAGATATTCAAGGGAATATAGAGAAATTTCTGAATGTTTCGATTTCGATTACCTTTAGCGAACCTTTTCGCATGTTGAATTCCATCAATTTTCATTATTTGAAAACGCTTGATTTATCTAATTACAGATTAATTACGGGGCACCAAGCGTTAATTTCTTACGATCGTATTGATATTCAGACAGGTGAGTTTAAATATCCGCAGGACCAAGATAAGGAACTGGCAGATGCCTTAATTCAGGGCCAATTTGCTGAAGCCAAACAGGTGTTGTCCAGTGTGATCCATGCCGCATCACGATATAGTTATACTGTGCTAAATTCAGTGCTCATCCGATTATTGTTATCGATTCGTCATGCGATTGAAATCACTGAAGCTAATCATGCGATTAAGGTAAACTTCAATTTCAATACCTACCTGACAGCTCTTCAAAAGATGGAAACAATCGAACAGATCCAGTCTGACTTTCACGAACTGTTTGACCATTTAGCAATTGAGCTAGAAGCTAAAAAAGACAACAAATATATCAAACTGATTGAGGACGTGAATCAGATCGTTCATGCGGAATTCGCAAATCCAGCTTTATCATTGGAAGAAATAGCTGAAAAGGTTAATTTATCCTCTCCTTACCTGGGCAAACTATATAAGAAGCATCGTCTCATTTCTGTCACCGATTACATCAATCATGTTCGGCTTAGTTATGCAAGTAAGCTGATCGCCGAATCAGAGGAAACAATTAACGATATTATGGAGAAGTCAGGGTTTATCAGCCGAAGCCATTTTTTTACTTTATTTAAAAAAGCATTCGGCGTTACACCTAATCAGTATCGAAGTAATGCGAACGCGCGTAATTGA